The following proteins come from a genomic window of Vicinamibacterales bacterium:
- a CDS encoding NADH-quinone oxidoreductase subunit A has product MRDITSSEREIMDGWGGILLLGVIGVGFGIVSVVLSYFLGPRNPTPEKLAAYECGMPPVGDARERQSVKFYLVAMIFLLFDIEVAFLYPWALAMRQLSWPGLIQITVFFLILVVGYIYIWRKGVLNWGPEYDPDYRHAPKPGPAVVKRYRYGTRN; this is encoded by the coding sequence GTGCGTGACATAACTTCTTCAGAGCGCGAGATCATGGACGGCTGGGGCGGAATCCTACTACTGGGTGTCATCGGAGTCGGCTTCGGCATCGTCTCCGTGGTGCTGTCGTACTTCCTTGGCCCGCGCAATCCCACTCCCGAGAAGCTGGCGGCCTACGAATGCGGCATGCCGCCGGTCGGCGACGCCCGCGAACGGCAGTCGGTCAAGTTCTACCTTGTCGCGATGATCTTCCTGCTGTTCGACATCGAAGTCGCATTCCTCTATCCCTGGGCGCTCGCGATGCGCCAGTTGTCGTGGCCCGGCCTCATTCAGATCACGGTCTTCTTCCTGATCCTGGTCGTCGGCTACATCTATATCTGGCGCAAGGGCGTGCTCAACTGGGGCCCCGAATACGACCCCGATTACAGGCACGCGCCCAAACCCGGCCCCGCCGTGGTGAAGAGATACCGTTATGGGACTCGAAACTGA
- the nuoB gene encoding NADH-quinone oxidoreductase subunit NuoB, which yields MGLETDYEIPVLTTSAEFMIQWARRSAIWPVAFGLACCAIEMMATGASRYDLARFGAEVFRGSPRQADLMIIAGRLSRKMAPAMRRIYDQMPEPKWVISMGACASCGGVFDNYAIVQGSDQVVPVDVFIPGCPPRPEALIYGIVQLQKKIAASKLDQTPKVRIA from the coding sequence ATGGGACTCGAAACTGATTACGAAATCCCGGTCCTGACGACGTCCGCTGAATTCATGATTCAGTGGGCGCGCCGCTCGGCCATCTGGCCGGTGGCGTTCGGTCTGGCCTGCTGTGCGATCGAGATGATGGCGACGGGCGCCAGCCGCTACGACCTGGCGCGCTTTGGCGCCGAAGTGTTCCGCGGCTCGCCCCGGCAGGCAGACCTGATGATCATTGCCGGCCGCCTGTCGCGCAAGATGGCGCCGGCGATGCGCCGCATTTACGACCAGATGCCCGAGCCGAAGTGGGTGATCTCGATGGGCGCCTGCGCGTCGTGCGGCGGCGTGTTCGACAACTACGCCATCGTCCAGGGTTCCGACCAGGTCGTGCCGGTTGACGTGTTCATTCCCGGCTGCCCGCCGCGTCCCGAGGCGCTGATCTACGGCATCGTGCAGCTGCAGAAGAAGATCGCCGCCTCGAAGCTCGATCAGACCCCGAAGGTCCGCATCGCATGA
- a CDS encoding NADH-quinone oxidoreductase subunit C, with the protein MTADELIAAIAPAIPGARLEALASADAAVTPTIGVPREFIVQACRALQGPGLEFVAFSDVTAVDFHPNRLPRFDLVYHLVSPHRRARVRLKVQINAQEAVATLTLLYPGAGWPERELYDLFGIVFDGHADLRRLMMPDDWDGHPLRKDYPVQLRKDAQTYMPLQVTQEEFQANMERDRFQRTAAKPK; encoded by the coding sequence ATGACCGCCGACGAACTGATCGCCGCGATCGCGCCCGCGATTCCCGGGGCGAGGCTCGAAGCGCTGGCCTCGGCGGACGCCGCCGTGACGCCGACGATCGGGGTGCCGCGCGAGTTCATCGTCCAGGCGTGCCGCGCCTTGCAGGGCCCGGGCCTCGAGTTCGTCGCGTTCTCCGACGTCACCGCGGTCGACTTTCATCCCAACCGCCTGCCGCGCTTCGATCTTGTCTATCACCTGGTGTCGCCGCACCGCCGCGCGCGCGTCCGCTTGAAGGTGCAGATCAACGCGCAGGAAGCGGTCGCGACGCTGACGTTGCTCTACCCGGGCGCCGGCTGGCCCGAGCGCGAGCTCTACGACCTGTTTGGCATCGTGTTCGACGGTCACGCCGATCTGCGCCGGTTGATGATGCCCGATGATTGGGACGGCCATCCGCTGCGCAAGGACTACCCCGTGCAGCTGCGGAAGGACGCGCAGACCTACATGCCGCTGCAGGTCACGCAGGAAGAGTTCCAGGCGAACATGGAGCGCGATCGGTTCCAGCGCACCGCTGCCAAGCCGAAATGA
- a CDS encoding D-sedoheptulose 7-phosphate isomerase, protein MTSAARSGRAAATLREAARAHERAAQDVGGLTRAAEAMVTALGQGRKILVFGNGGSAADAQHFVAELVGRYRVERRAWPAIALSTDTSILTALGNDYGFDRVFARQVEAHGAAGDIALGITTSGNSPNVLRGLETANERGLVTIALTGRGGEAGRLARIQLAVDDDRTPRIQEVHITMLHILCEWVEDELNG, encoded by the coding sequence ATGACGAGCGCGGCGCGCAGTGGCCGGGCGGCGGCGACGCTGCGCGAGGCCGCGCGGGCACATGAACGGGCGGCGCAGGACGTTGGCGGATTGACCCGGGCCGCCGAGGCGATGGTGACGGCGCTCGGGCAGGGGCGGAAGATTCTGGTGTTCGGCAACGGCGGCAGTGCGGCCGATGCCCAGCACTTCGTCGCCGAGTTGGTGGGACGGTACCGGGTTGAGCGTCGGGCGTGGCCGGCGATCGCGCTCTCGACGGATACCAGCATCCTGACCGCGCTCGGCAACGACTACGGGTTCGATCGGGTGTTCGCGCGGCAGGTCGAGGCGCATGGCGCGGCCGGCGATATCGCGCTGGGGATTACCACCAGCGGGAATTCACCCAACGTGCTGCGCGGGCTCGAGACGGCGAACGAACGCGGGCTGGTCACCATCGCCCTGACCGGGCGGGGAGGCGAGGCCGGCCGGCTGGCCCGGATCCAGCTCGCGGTGGATGACGACCGGACGCCGAGAATTCAGGAGGTGCACATCACGATGTTGCACATCCTTTGCGAGTGGGTTGAGGACGAGCTGAATGGCTGA